One genomic window of Candidatus Methanomethylicota archaeon includes the following:
- a CDS encoding NTP transferase domain-containing protein: MKAIILAAGKGTRLNPLTKYRPKHLLPIAGKTLLERIIIELKKAGVEEIGLIVGYMKDEIQRMIGDGSKYKVKINYIVQEAQLGTAHAIKMAEKYVDNERFIVVYGDITVNGEIILKAINRHEETNAATTIVSTEVEDPWNYGVLDVDQDGMLVNIVEKPEMGMEPSRQINAGIYVMEGGKIFNAINRTSISKRGEYEITDTFKELIKNGERIAVCKIPGKWWKDVGRPWDLLEANEGEMSKMEYNGKVLIGLGSIIGDGCIINPPVIIGAESKIGCKSIIGPYTYIGDRVEVGFGSKILGSIVMDDTVIMNNVEIGYSIIASNCIIEGDVKFEYEAKDGGKVKMRVKGVDVDTGRDRMGSVVGDYSFIGCGSIIAPGTTIHPNSIIPRRRLIYFDVDGIL; encoded by the coding sequence ATGAAAGCAATAATCCTAGCAGCTGGGAAGGGGACTAGACTAAACCCACTAACAAAATATAGACCAAAACACCTACTCCCAATAGCTGGAAAAACGTTACTTGAAAGGATAATAATTGAATTGAAGAAGGCTGGAGTGGAGGAGATTGGGTTAATAGTTGGATACATGAAAGATGAAATTCAAAGGATGATTGGTGATGGAAGCAAGTATAAAGTGAAGATCAATTACATAGTTCAAGAAGCACAGCTTGGAACTGCACATGCAATAAAGATGGCTGAAAAGTACGTTGACAATGAAAGATTCATAGTGGTATATGGAGACATAACAGTTAATGGCGAAATAATATTGAAGGCAATAAATAGGCATGAAGAAACAAATGCCGCAACAACAATAGTATCCACGGAAGTGGAAGATCCATGGAACTATGGAGTTCTAGATGTGGATCAAGATGGGATGCTGGTAAACATAGTTGAAAAACCTGAGATGGGGATGGAGCCAAGTAGGCAGATAAATGCAGGCATATACGTCATGGAGGGAGGGAAAATATTCAATGCAATAAATAGGACAAGCATATCCAAGAGGGGGGAATACGAGATAACAGATACATTCAAAGAACTAATTAAAAATGGGGAAAGGATTGCAGTTTGCAAGATACCTGGAAAATGGTGGAAAGATGTTGGGAGGCCATGGGACCTTCTGGAAGCAAATGAAGGGGAGATGAGTAAAATGGAGTATAATGGAAAAGTGCTTATTGGCTTGGGAAGCATAATTGGGGATGGCTGCATAATAAACCCACCAGTAATAATAGGTGCTGAAAGTAAAATTGGCTGTAAATCTATAATTGGACCGTACACGTATATAGGAGATCGTGTTGAAGTGGGATTTGGAAGTAAGATCCTTGGAAGCATAGTAATGGATGATACGGTAATAATGAATAATGTGGAAATAGGTTACAGTATAATAGCATCAAACTGTATAATTGAGGGGGATGTGAAATTCGAATATGAAGCTAAAGATGGGGGGAAAGTGAAAATGAGGGTTAAGGGGGTTGACGTGGATACTGGGAGGGATAGGATGGGTTCAGTGGTTGGAGACTATAGTTTCATAGGATGTGGAAGTATAATAGCTCCAGGAACGACAATACATCCGAATAGCATAATTCCACGCAGGAGACTCATATACTTCGACGTTGATGGAATCCTCTAA
- a CDS encoding pyruvate synthase subunit beta: MSIPIRSLTLNEYLLPGNAACPGCPATMGLRMLGKALEGKYVLVIPACCSTIIEGPYPKSSYGVPVLNIAFAASPSAAAGVKAGFEVLGKRDVHVVVWAGDGGTADIGMASLSGAAERNDDIIYVCYDNEAYMNTGIQRSSATPYAAWTTTTITGKGEHKKNLPMIMAAHGIPYVATASVAYPLDFVAKVRRAASIRGMRYIHLHCPCPTGWRFPSDKTVEVGRLAVQTGLWPLYEIDHGIFKLSDICKPLLDKRNRKPIEEYIKIQGRFSRVSKEQLAELERYVESLWNEIALMIEKSKTSGAAG, translated from the coding sequence ATGAGTATCCCCATAAGGAGTTTAACATTAAATGAGTATCTTCTACCTGGCAACGCTGCATGTCCAGGATGTCCAGCCACCATGGGTTTGAGAATGCTTGGTAAGGCCTTGGAGGGCAAATATGTCCTTGTAATACCTGCATGTTGCTCCACGATAATTGAAGGTCCATATCCTAAATCCTCATATGGTGTTCCAGTCTTGAATATTGCTTTTGCAGCATCCCCCTCAGCTGCTGCTGGTGTTAAAGCAGGCTTTGAGGTCCTTGGTAAAAGGGATGTTCATGTGGTTGTATGGGCTGGTGATGGTGGAACTGCAGATATTGGTATGGCTTCCCTTAGCGGTGCTGCTGAGAGGAATGATGACATAATCTATGTATGCTATGATAATGAAGCTTACATGAACACTGGTATTCAGAGGAGTAGTGCAACTCCATATGCTGCTTGGACTACCACGACAATTACTGGTAAGGGTGAGCATAAGAAGAATTTGCCTATGATAATGGCTGCCCATGGAATACCATACGTTGCAACAGCTTCAGTTGCCTATCCACTGGATTTTGTGGCTAAGGTTAGGAGGGCTGCATCCATTAGGGGTATGAGATATATTCATTTACACTGTCCATGCCCAACTGGGTGGAGATTCCCAAGTGATAAGACTGTGGAGGTTGGTAGATTAGCTGTTCAAACTGGGCTGTGGCCATTATATGAGATCGATCATGGAATCTTCAAATTGAGTGATATATGCAAACCACTCCTAGATAAGAGGAATAGGAAGCCAATTGAGGAGTACATTAAGATTCAAGGTAGATTTTCAAGGGTTAGCAAGGAGCAATTGGCTGAGTTGGAGCGTTATGTTGAAAGCTTATGGAATGAAATTGCATTGATGATCGAGAAGTCTAAGACTTCTGGAGCTGCGGGTTAG